The proteins below come from a single Shinella zoogloeoides genomic window:
- a CDS encoding type I secretion system permease/ATPase — protein sequence MRLERAVEECVKLSSTSTFSTSARPGPAPNPQKTQPTPPEQVVVADVVDIPRSAKTADPIREARARPTGRDTPQAKGPEGMITIDGNTGPLRTEARDSDKKMPGDTGGGSGSGTGGGTFHKRLPPVDFSASLRAGVKAVRFNLSIVMLFTIASNILVLAIPVYLFQISDRVLTSRSLDTLVMLTIVIVMAVILQAAFDALRRFILMRTAVEVAAQLGAPILSAAARASLHSNGREYQVLNDLQQVRSFLVSRTLLSFLDAPIAPLFVLAVFLIHPHLGLIVVVTALLLLAFTLFNQRVTAEPFAEANRDQVKANLHLESMSRNSQIINALAMIPETVQIWGKDTASSLKSQVIAQDRNIAIAAISKAFRLMTQIGMLGWGAYLAIEGQMTGGMVIAASIVAGRALAPIEGAIEGWNQYSQSRAAYGRISALLKSSPFNFERLNLPKPQGKLDVERLLYVPQGTKRVVLNGISFSLQPGDSLAIIGNSGAGKTTLGKMLVGSILPTSGNVRLDLMDIRNWDQRQFGENIGYLPQDVQLFPGTIKANIARMRTDASDEQIYRAAMLADVHEMIANLPHGYETVVAADGAPLSGGQKQRIALARAFFGDPRLVILDEPNSNLDNAGDAALLRALRHAKENKITVATITQRPTLLSTVDKILLLVNGTVALFGMRTDVLSAIEARGISIDTGSFGHQLE from the coding sequence ATGAGACTGGAGCGGGCCGTGGAAGAATGCGTGAAACTGTCGTCCACGAGCACTTTCTCTACATCCGCAAGGCCAGGTCCGGCCCCCAATCCCCAGAAAACCCAGCCAACGCCGCCCGAACAGGTCGTCGTCGCCGATGTCGTCGACATACCGCGCAGCGCGAAGACGGCTGATCCCATCCGCGAAGCCCGCGCCAGGCCAACGGGACGCGACACCCCCCAGGCCAAGGGGCCTGAAGGGATGATCACCATCGACGGCAATACCGGTCCGCTGCGAACCGAGGCCCGGGACTCCGACAAGAAGATGCCGGGCGATACCGGCGGCGGATCCGGGTCGGGAACGGGCGGCGGCACGTTTCACAAACGCCTTCCGCCGGTGGATTTTTCCGCCAGCCTGCGGGCCGGGGTCAAGGCGGTCCGGTTCAACCTGTCGATCGTGATGCTGTTCACCATCGCCAGCAATATCCTCGTTCTGGCCATTCCGGTCTATCTCTTCCAGATATCGGACCGGGTGCTGACCAGCCGCTCCCTCGATACGCTCGTGATGCTGACCATCGTCATCGTCATGGCCGTCATCCTTCAGGCCGCCTTCGATGCCCTGCGCCGCTTCATCCTCATGCGAACCGCCGTGGAAGTGGCCGCCCAGCTCGGGGCGCCCATCCTGAGCGCGGCGGCCCGCGCCTCGCTTCACAGCAACGGACGGGAGTACCAGGTCCTCAACGATCTTCAGCAGGTCCGCTCTTTCCTCGTCTCGCGCACCCTGCTGTCCTTCCTCGATGCGCCGATCGCCCCGCTTTTCGTGCTGGCCGTCTTCCTGATCCATCCCCATCTCGGCTTGATCGTCGTGGTCACGGCCCTGTTGCTGCTGGCCTTCACGCTGTTCAACCAGCGCGTCACGGCAGAACCCTTTGCCGAAGCAAACAGGGACCAGGTGAAGGCCAATCTCCACCTGGAATCCATGTCGCGCAATTCGCAGATCATCAATGCACTGGCGATGATTCCGGAGACCGTGCAGATCTGGGGCAAGGATACGGCCTCCTCGCTCAAGTCGCAGGTCATCGCGCAGGATCGCAACATCGCGATCGCGGCCATTTCCAAGGCCTTCCGCCTGATGACGCAGATCGGCATGCTCGGCTGGGGCGCCTATCTTGCGATCGAGGGGCAGATGACGGGCGGCATGGTCATTGCCGCATCCATCGTCGCCGGCCGCGCGCTCGCGCCGATCGAGGGCGCGATCGAGGGCTGGAACCAGTACAGCCAGTCGCGCGCCGCCTATGGCCGGATATCCGCCCTCCTGAAATCGTCCCCGTTCAATTTCGAGCGCCTCAACCTGCCGAAGCCGCAGGGCAAGCTCGATGTCGAACGGCTGCTCTATGTGCCGCAGGGCACCAAGCGCGTCGTGCTCAACGGCATCTCCTTCTCGCTGCAGCCCGGCGATTCGCTCGCCATCATCGGGAACTCGGGGGCCGGGAAGACCACGCTCGGCAAGATGCTGGTCGGCTCCATCCTGCCGACCTCGGGGAATGTGCGGCTGGATCTCATGGACATCCGCAACTGGGACCAGCGGCAGTTCGGCGAAAACATCGGCTACCTTCCGCAGGACGTCCAGCTCTTTCCCGGCACGATCAAGGCCAATATCGCAAGGATGCGCACGGACGCCTCGGACGAGCAGATATACCGCGCGGCCATGCTGGCGGATGTCCACGAGATGATCGCGAACCTTCCGCACGGCTATGAAACGGTGGTCGCGGCGGACGGCGCTCCGCTTTCCGGCGGGCAGAAGCAGCGGATCGCGCTTGCCCGCGCATTCTTCGGCGATCCCCGCCTGGTCATCCTGGACGAGCCGAATTCGAACCTCGACAATGCCGGCGACGCCGCGCTTCTGCGGGCGCTCCGGCACGCCAAGGAGAACAAGATCACCGTCGCCACGATCACGCAGCGCCCGACATTGCTGAGCACCGTCGACAAGATCCTGCTGCTGGTCAACGGAACCGTCGCCCTGTTCGGCATGCGCACGGACGTGCTCAGCGCCATCGAGGCGCGCGGCATCAGCATCGATACCGGCTCGTTCGGCCATCAGTTGGAATAG
- a CDS encoding HlyD family type I secretion periplasmic adaptor subunit gives MTDTARLHDIEWYSEVPRAIWKQTVAGMVLAGVAFGGFGTWAATAPLAAAVIAQGSFVATGRNKIVQHFEGGIIKELIVKEGDQVVKNQPVVRLDETAALSRKREIFLRRVRLEVTAARLSAQSENAEIMTVPDFVAEFKHDPDVAEIVLTQQLNFKAQRIKLSTEISLLKQNAKALEFRGDGYTNQKEAIARQVELLKEEYASKRKLLTKGLLRATEVRTLQRAIVDAEGQIGRLEAEIAETGAQLLKEQREVAQAEDNYREDALDRLQSIQGDRDAAREQSREADDVLRRATILAPVSGTVVRTYYHTTGGVIESGKGIMEILPAGVPLIIEAKISRNEIDNVKIGQMASVRLVALNQRTTPVLTGSVFYVSADALEDSKAGLTTHDVYIARINVSAEELGRVRGFSPHPGMPVEAMIQTHERTFLSYIVKPITDSMSRAFTER, from the coding sequence ATGACCGACACTGCCAGATTGCATGATATCGAGTGGTATTCGGAGGTCCCGCGGGCGATCTGGAAACAGACGGTCGCCGGAATGGTGCTGGCGGGCGTCGCCTTCGGCGGGTTCGGCACCTGGGCCGCGACGGCGCCGCTGGCCGCCGCGGTGATCGCCCAGGGCAGCTTCGTGGCGACCGGCCGCAACAAGATCGTCCAGCATTTCGAGGGCGGCATCATAAAGGAGCTGATCGTCAAGGAAGGCGACCAGGTGGTGAAGAACCAGCCGGTCGTGCGCCTCGACGAGACGGCCGCGCTTTCCAGGAAACGCGAGATCTTCCTCCGCCGTGTCCGGCTGGAGGTGACGGCGGCGCGTCTTTCCGCGCAGTCCGAGAACGCGGAGATTATGACCGTCCCGGATTTCGTCGCCGAGTTCAAGCACGATCCTGACGTCGCCGAGATCGTTTTGACGCAGCAGCTCAACTTCAAGGCACAGCGCATCAAGCTCTCCACGGAAATCTCGCTCCTCAAGCAGAATGCAAAGGCGCTGGAATTCCGCGGCGACGGGTACACCAACCAGAAGGAGGCCATCGCTCGGCAGGTCGAATTGCTCAAGGAGGAATATGCGAGCAAGCGCAAGCTGCTGACCAAAGGCCTGTTGCGCGCGACCGAAGTTAGGACGCTGCAACGCGCGATCGTCGACGCGGAAGGGCAGATCGGGCGGCTGGAAGCCGAAATAGCTGAAACCGGAGCCCAACTGCTCAAGGAACAGCGCGAGGTGGCCCAGGCTGAGGACAACTACCGGGAGGATGCGCTCGACCGGCTGCAATCGATCCAGGGCGACCGGGACGCCGCGCGTGAACAGTCACGCGAGGCTGACGACGTCCTGCGCCGCGCCACCATCCTCGCCCCGGTGTCCGGTACGGTCGTGAGGACCTACTACCACACGACCGGCGGGGTGATCGAAAGCGGCAAGGGCATCATGGAGATATTGCCGGCGGGCGTGCCGCTCATCATCGAGGCGAAGATCTCGCGCAACGAGATCGACAACGTCAAGATCGGCCAGATGGCAAGCGTCCGTCTCGTCGCACTGAACCAGCGCACCACGCCCGTTCTTACGGGCTCGGTGTTCTACGTCTCGGCCGACGCGCTGGAAGACAGCAAGGCGGGCCTGACGACCCATGACGTCTACATCGCGCGGATCAACGTTTCGGCCGAGGAGCTCGGACGCGTCAGGGGGTTCTCTCCGCATCCCGGAATGCCGGTTGAAGCCATGATACAGACGCATGAACGAACCTTCCTGAGCTATATCGTAAAGCCGATCACCGACAGCATGTCACGCGCCTTCACCGAACGCTGA
- a CDS encoding VirK/YbjX family protein, with product MTSPSILRPVPVVLQGGVVAMTGTFHVLEESSDESLEPAVAAGYQSQPPALGSVPGFWTKVVSFVWMVGLVSRALTRIAFRQNMGHLKLRVRLLFATLCHAPQVGALFRQGPPALQRIARERPETVIGPLLWPYLCASWSVEERLHCISDHYRIIGGLEGPFPFAVDERLVLATLDEVFPGLRIVIDQPLWLIREGGLTLSLFVDDFRAYSLAFSFMEAPMSMGIYCLIGSVQGRSTSDAMELYRQLTKAAHGLRPRDLLIELCRILCRHWEVKRLLGVRDSERYDRHPFFGGKTATAQDYDAIWQDRGGVLDNPYFYFLPLAAERRDEADIKPNKRSLYRGRYRFLDQLEVEVTQRLPSLQPQWFADR from the coding sequence GTGACCTCGCCGTCGATCTTGCGCCCTGTTCCCGTTGTTTTGCAAGGTGGCGTCGTTGCGATGACTGGTACGTTTCACGTTTTGGAAGAAAGCAGCGACGAGAGCCTGGAACCTGCCGTCGCTGCGGGATATCAAAGCCAGCCGCCCGCTCTTGGCAGTGTCCCTGGTTTCTGGACCAAGGTTGTGTCCTTCGTCTGGATGGTCGGGCTGGTCAGCCGGGCGCTGACGCGCATCGCCTTCCGGCAGAATATGGGGCATCTCAAATTGCGGGTGCGGCTTCTGTTCGCTACCCTTTGTCATGCTCCGCAGGTCGGGGCTCTTTTTCGCCAGGGGCCGCCGGCGTTGCAACGCATTGCGCGCGAACGCCCGGAGACCGTGATCGGTCCGCTGCTTTGGCCTTATCTGTGTGCAAGCTGGAGCGTCGAGGAACGGTTGCACTGCATCAGCGATCATTATCGGATCATCGGCGGGTTGGAGGGTCCCTTTCCCTTCGCAGTCGACGAAAGGCTGGTGCTTGCCACACTGGATGAGGTTTTCCCCGGCCTGCGTATCGTCATAGACCAGCCGCTCTGGCTTATTCGCGAAGGCGGCCTCACGCTCAGCCTGTTCGTCGACGATTTTCGCGCCTATTCATTGGCCTTCTCCTTCATGGAGGCCCCCATGAGCATGGGCATCTATTGCCTGATCGGGTCGGTCCAGGGCCGCAGCACCAGTGACGCCATGGAGCTTTATCGCCAATTGACCAAGGCGGCGCATGGCCTTCGTCCGCGGGACCTGTTGATCGAACTCTGCCGGATCCTCTGCCGCCACTGGGAGGTGAAGCGGCTGCTCGGCGTGCGCGACAGCGAGCGCTATGACCGTCATCCGTTCTTTGGCGGGAAAACCGCCACGGCGCAGGATTACGATGCCATATGGCAGGATCGCGGCGGTGTGCTGGATAATCCCTATTTCTATTTCCTGCCCTTGGCCGCCGAACGTCGGGACGAAGCGGACATCAAGCCCAACAAGCGATCCCTGTATCGGGGCCGCTATCGCTTCCTCGATCAGCTGGAAGTCGAAGTAACCCAGCGCCTGCCGAGCCTTCAGCCGCAATGGTTTGCGGACCGCTGA
- a CDS encoding oligosaccharide flippase family protein: MASVIRSTTGADKHSSSDEAREQSDVSSPASVAEEPPAAPARGGFRGPILQAASWSMGGYIASQFLRIFSNLILTRLLVPEMFGLMAVATMVQIIIFMLSDIGLRQAVIQSKSGDSRDFLDTAWTLQAIRGFLIWFICIAVALAFAEANRLGAFAAGSVYTSTELPSIIITVAFTSVIGGFQSTKLISCARHLDLGRVTAIEMLSQIVGLIVAIALAWLTRSIWSFVASALVSSLVLTILSHTHISGYANRFRLEPKATGELLRFGRWIMLSSTFSVFASNGDRVLLAGWISQASLGLYVLAYSLVAILEGAGGRLFTSVASPTLSKVTRERPEMLRSVYYKFRLPFDMFFVGGAGLLYGSGEAIIDVLYDDRYSGAAIILQILSCGLLVSRFTVFSLVYIALDEVRYLSFLNIVKAICLFTIVPVCYWLFGFNGALWAIALHALPTVPMILYLNRRYGLNSLFFEAAILLLWPVGYVLGSLFSHALESLYGLGDAFLR, translated from the coding sequence TTGGCGTCTGTCATACGTTCCACCACGGGCGCCGATAAGCACTCCTCAAGCGACGAGGCACGGGAACAGTCTGACGTCTCCAGCCCGGCCTCCGTGGCCGAAGAGCCGCCGGCCGCGCCCGCTCGAGGAGGTTTTCGGGGTCCGATTCTTCAGGCGGCAAGCTGGTCCATGGGCGGCTATATCGCCTCCCAGTTCCTGCGGATTTTCAGCAATCTCATCCTGACGCGGCTGCTCGTGCCCGAAATGTTCGGCCTTATGGCCGTCGCGACCATGGTGCAGATCATCATCTTCATGCTGTCCGACATCGGGCTGCGGCAGGCGGTCATTCAGAGCAAGAGCGGCGACTCCCGCGATTTCCTCGATACGGCCTGGACGCTGCAGGCGATCCGCGGCTTCCTGATCTGGTTTATCTGCATCGCCGTTGCGCTTGCCTTCGCCGAGGCGAACCGGCTGGGGGCCTTCGCGGCCGGGTCCGTCTATACATCGACAGAGCTACCCTCGATCATCATCACCGTGGCCTTCACCTCCGTCATCGGCGGCTTCCAGTCGACGAAGCTCATCTCCTGCGCCCGCCATCTCGATCTCGGGCGCGTGACGGCCATCGAGATGCTTTCGCAGATCGTGGGCCTCATCGTCGCGATCGCGCTGGCGTGGCTGACCCGCTCGATCTGGTCTTTCGTCGCGTCCGCGCTGGTCTCCTCGCTCGTCCTCACCATCCTCAGCCACACGCATATTTCGGGCTACGCCAACCGTTTCCGTCTTGAGCCGAAGGCGACCGGGGAACTCCTGCGGTTCGGCCGTTGGATCATGCTGTCGTCGACCTTTTCGGTGTTCGCGTCCAATGGCGACCGCGTGTTGCTTGCGGGCTGGATCAGCCAGGCCTCGCTCGGTCTCTACGTCCTTGCCTACAGCCTCGTCGCGATCCTCGAGGGCGCTGGCGGCCGCCTGTTTACCTCCGTGGCCTCGCCGACGCTCAGCAAGGTGACGCGCGAACGTCCGGAAATGCTGCGCAGCGTCTATTACAAGTTCCGTTTGCCGTTCGACATGTTCTTCGTCGGTGGCGCCGGTCTCCTCTATGGATCAGGTGAGGCGATTATCGATGTTCTCTATGACGATCGATATTCCGGGGCCGCAATCATTCTTCAGATATTGTCCTGTGGATTGTTGGTTTCAAGATTTACAGTATTTTCATTGGTTTACATCGCGTTGGACGAAGTCCGTTACCTGAGTTTTCTAAATATCGTCAAGGCAATATGCCTTTTTACAATCGTTCCTGTTTGTTATTGGCTTTTCGGGTTCAACGGTGCGTTGTGGGCGATTGCCCTGCATGCATTGCCGACTGTACCGATGATCCTATACCTAAATAGACGATATGGGCTAAATAGCCTCTTCTTCGAAGCCGCAATTCTGTTATTATGGCCCGTGGGATATGTATTGGGAAGTCTATTTTCCCACGCGCTGGAAAGCCTTTACGGACTGGGGGATGCCTTCCTTCGGTGA